Proteins encoded within one genomic window of Triticum aestivum cultivar Chinese Spring chromosome 2D, IWGSC CS RefSeq v2.1, whole genome shotgun sequence:
- the LOC123051362 gene encoding two-component response regulator-like PRR37 isoform X3, with protein sequence MRPRPPPPSAMDRHHHQQPPSPQGEHAAQPRCWEEFLHRKTIRVLLVETDDSTRQVVTALLRHCMYQVIPAENGHQAWAYLQDMQSNIDLVLTEVFMHGGLSGIDLLGRIMNHEVCKDIPVIMMSSHDSMGTVLSCLSNGAADFLAKPIRKNELKNLWAHVWRRSHSSSGSGSGSAIQTQKCTKSKSGDDSNNNSNNRNDDASMGLNARDGSDNGSGTQAQSSWTKRAVEIDSPQDMSPDQSVDPPDSTCAHVSHLKSEICSNRLRGTNNKKCQKPKETNAEFKGKELEIGAPGNLNTEDQSSPNESSVKPADNGRCEYLPQNNSNDTVMENSDEPIVRAADLIGSMAKNMDAQQAARAIDAPNCSSQAPQGKDTDRENAMPYLELSLKRSRSTADGADAAIQEEQRNVVRRSDLSAFTRYNTCAVSNQGGAGFVGSCSPNGNSSEAAKTDAAQMKQGSNGSSNNNDMGSTTKSVVTKPAGGNNKVSPINGNTHTSAFHRVQPWTPATAAGKDKADEMSKKNAATAAAAKDNGGEAQSKRPCAAAHDTNGGSSAGGTAQSNVVNPSGPVEGHAANYGSNSGSNNNTNNGSTAATAAAAVHAETGGIDKRSNMMHMKRERRVAAVNKFREKRKERNFGKKVRYQSRKRLAEQRPRVRGQFVRLPLRDNLPPHT encoded by the exons ATGCGACCGAG GCCGCCTCCTCCtagcgccatggaccgccatcaccACCAGCAGCCGCCGTCGCCGCAGGGGGAGCATGCCGCCCAGCCACGCTGCTGGGAGGAGTTCCTCCACAGGAAGACCATCAGGGTGCTGCTCGTGGAGACCGACGACTCCACCCGGCAggtcgtcaccgccctgctccgccACTGCATGTACCAAG TTATCCCTGCTGAAAACGGCCACCAGGCGTGGGCGTATCTTCAGGACATGCAGAGCAACATCGACCTTGTTCTGACAGAGGTCTTCATGCACGGCGGTCTCTCTGGGATCGACCTGCTCGGCAGGATCATGAACCACGAGGTCTGCAAGGACATCCCCGTCATCA TGATGTCGTCGCACGATTCGATGGGCACGGTCCTCAGCTGCCTGTCAAATGGTGCCGCCGACTTCTTGGCCAAGCCGATTCGTAAGAACGAGCTTAAGAACCTTTGGGCGCATGTGTGGAGACGGTCTCACAGC TCCAGTGGCAGTGGCAGTGGAAGTGCCATTCAGACACAGAAGTGTACCAAATCTAAGAGTGGCGATGATTCCAATAATAACAGCAATAATCGCAACGACGATGCCAGCATGGGGCTCAATGCAAGGGATGGCAGCGATAATGGCAGTGGCACTCAG GCGCAGAGCTCATGGACAAAGCGTGCCGTTGAGATCGACAGTCCGCAGGACATGTCTCCAGATCAGTCAGTTGATCCGCCTGATAGCACTTGCGCGCATGTGAGCCACCTGAAGTCAGAGATATGCAGCAATAGATTAAGAGGTACAAATAACAAAAAATGCCAGAAACCAAAAGAAACTAATG CTGAGTTCAAAGGGAAGGAGTTGGAGATAGGTGCCCCTGGTAATTTGAATACAGAGGATCAATCCTCCCCGAATGAGAGTTCGGTCAAACCAGCTGATAATGGACGGTGTGAGTATCTGCCACAGAACAATTCCAATGATACAGTTATGGAAAATTCGGATGAGCCAATTGTTCGAGCTGCTGACCTAATCGGTTCGATGGCCAAAAACATGGACGCCCAACAGGCAGCTAGAGCCATAGATGCTCCTAACTGCTCCTCACAAGCGCCGCAAGGGAAAGACACGGACCGTGAAAACGCCATGCCGTATCTTGAACTGAGCCTGAAGAGGTCGAGATCGACCGCGGACGGAGCGGATGCTGCGATCCAGGAGGAACAGAGGAACGTCGTGAGACGATCGGACCTCTCGGCATTCACGAG GTACAATACGTGCGCGGTCTCCAATCAAGGCGGTGCAGGGTTCGTCGGGAGCTGCTCGCCCAACGGCAACAGCTCCGAGGCCGCGAAAACGGACGCCGCTCAGATGAAGCAAGGCTCCAacggcagcagcaacaacaacgacATGGGCTCCACCACCAAGAGCGTGGTGACCAAGCCCGCCGGCGGAAATAATAAGGTTTCGCCCATCAACGGCAACACACATACCTCGGCGTTCCATCGTGTGCAGCCGTGGACGCCGGCAACAGCAGCAGGGAAAGACAAGGCTGATGAAATGAGCAAGAAGAATGCTGCAACAGCAGCAGCGGCGAAAGACAATGGTGGTGAAGCACAGAGCAAACGCCCCTGTGCAGCGGCCCATGACACGAATGGTGGATCATCGGCAGGAGGCACTGCTCAGTCCAATGTGGTCAATCCTTCGGGTCCGGTTGAAGGTCATGCTGCCAACTATGGTAGCAACTCTGGCAGTAATAACAACACCAACAATGGGAGCACcgcagctactgctgctgctgctgtacatGCTGAGACCGGTGGCATCGACAAAAGAAGCAACATGATGCACATGAAACGGGAGCGCCGGGTGGCCGCCGTGAACAAGTTCAGAGAGAAGAGAAAAGAGAGGAACTTCGGGAAGAAG GTGCGTTACCAGAGCAGGAAGAGACTGGCCGAGCAGCGCCCGCGGGTGCGCGGGCAGTTCGTGCGGCTGCCGTTGAGAGATAACCTCCCGCCACACACCTAG
- the LOC123051362 gene encoding two-component response regulator-like PRR37 isoform X1 produces MFPLGARPPPPSAMDRHHHQQPPSPQGEHAAQPRCWEEFLHRKTIRVLLVETDDSTRQVVTALLRHCMYQVIPAENGHQAWAYLQDMQSNIDLVLTEVFMHGGLSGIDLLGRIMNHEVCKDIPVIMMSSHDSMGTVLSCLSNGAADFLAKPIRKNELKNLWAHVWRRSHSSSGSGSGSAIQTQKCTKSKSGDDSNNNSNNRNDDASMGLNARDGSDNGSGTQAQSSWTKRAVEIDSPQDMSPDQSVDPPDSTCAHVSHLKSEICSNRLRGTNNKKCQKPKETNAEFKGKELEIGAPGNLNTEDQSSPNESSVKPADNGRCEYLPQNNSNDTVMENSDEPIVRAADLIGSMAKNMDAQQAARAIDAPNCSSQAPQGKDTDRENAMPYLELSLKRSRSTADGADAAIQEEQRNVVRRSDLSAFTRYNTCAVSNQGGAGFVGSCSPNGNSSEAAKTDAAQMKQGSNGSSNNNDMGSTTKSVVTKPAGGNNKVSPINGNTHTSAFHRVQPWTPATAAGKDKADEMSKKNAATAAAAKDNGGEAQSKRPCAAAHDTNGGSSAGGTAQSNVVNPSGPVEGHAANYGSNSGSNNNTNNGSTAATAAAAVHAETGGIDKRSNMMHMKRERRVAAVNKFREKRKERNFGKKVRYQSRKRLAEQRPRVRGQFVRLPLRDNLPPHT; encoded by the exons ATGTTTCCTCTTGGAGCCAGGCCGCCTCCTCCtagcgccatggaccgccatcaccACCAGCAGCCGCCGTCGCCGCAGGGGGAGCATGCCGCCCAGCCACGCTGCTGGGAGGAGTTCCTCCACAGGAAGACCATCAGGGTGCTGCTCGTGGAGACCGACGACTCCACCCGGCAggtcgtcaccgccctgctccgccACTGCATGTACCAAG TTATCCCTGCTGAAAACGGCCACCAGGCGTGGGCGTATCTTCAGGACATGCAGAGCAACATCGACCTTGTTCTGACAGAGGTCTTCATGCACGGCGGTCTCTCTGGGATCGACCTGCTCGGCAGGATCATGAACCACGAGGTCTGCAAGGACATCCCCGTCATCA TGATGTCGTCGCACGATTCGATGGGCACGGTCCTCAGCTGCCTGTCAAATGGTGCCGCCGACTTCTTGGCCAAGCCGATTCGTAAGAACGAGCTTAAGAACCTTTGGGCGCATGTGTGGAGACGGTCTCACAGC TCCAGTGGCAGTGGCAGTGGAAGTGCCATTCAGACACAGAAGTGTACCAAATCTAAGAGTGGCGATGATTCCAATAATAACAGCAATAATCGCAACGACGATGCCAGCATGGGGCTCAATGCAAGGGATGGCAGCGATAATGGCAGTGGCACTCAG GCGCAGAGCTCATGGACAAAGCGTGCCGTTGAGATCGACAGTCCGCAGGACATGTCTCCAGATCAGTCAGTTGATCCGCCTGATAGCACTTGCGCGCATGTGAGCCACCTGAAGTCAGAGATATGCAGCAATAGATTAAGAGGTACAAATAACAAAAAATGCCAGAAACCAAAAGAAACTAATG CTGAGTTCAAAGGGAAGGAGTTGGAGATAGGTGCCCCTGGTAATTTGAATACAGAGGATCAATCCTCCCCGAATGAGAGTTCGGTCAAACCAGCTGATAATGGACGGTGTGAGTATCTGCCACAGAACAATTCCAATGATACAGTTATGGAAAATTCGGATGAGCCAATTGTTCGAGCTGCTGACCTAATCGGTTCGATGGCCAAAAACATGGACGCCCAACAGGCAGCTAGAGCCATAGATGCTCCTAACTGCTCCTCACAAGCGCCGCAAGGGAAAGACACGGACCGTGAAAACGCCATGCCGTATCTTGAACTGAGCCTGAAGAGGTCGAGATCGACCGCGGACGGAGCGGATGCTGCGATCCAGGAGGAACAGAGGAACGTCGTGAGACGATCGGACCTCTCGGCATTCACGAG GTACAATACGTGCGCGGTCTCCAATCAAGGCGGTGCAGGGTTCGTCGGGAGCTGCTCGCCCAACGGCAACAGCTCCGAGGCCGCGAAAACGGACGCCGCTCAGATGAAGCAAGGCTCCAacggcagcagcaacaacaacgacATGGGCTCCACCACCAAGAGCGTGGTGACCAAGCCCGCCGGCGGAAATAATAAGGTTTCGCCCATCAACGGCAACACACATACCTCGGCGTTCCATCGTGTGCAGCCGTGGACGCCGGCAACAGCAGCAGGGAAAGACAAGGCTGATGAAATGAGCAAGAAGAATGCTGCAACAGCAGCAGCGGCGAAAGACAATGGTGGTGAAGCACAGAGCAAACGCCCCTGTGCAGCGGCCCATGACACGAATGGTGGATCATCGGCAGGAGGCACTGCTCAGTCCAATGTGGTCAATCCTTCGGGTCCGGTTGAAGGTCATGCTGCCAACTATGGTAGCAACTCTGGCAGTAATAACAACACCAACAATGGGAGCACcgcagctactgctgctgctgctgtacatGCTGAGACCGGTGGCATCGACAAAAGAAGCAACATGATGCACATGAAACGGGAGCGCCGGGTGGCCGCCGTGAACAAGTTCAGAGAGAAGAGAAAAGAGAGGAACTTCGGGAAGAAG GTGCGTTACCAGAGCAGGAAGAGACTGGCCGAGCAGCGCCCGCGGGTGCGCGGGCAGTTCGTGCGGCTGCCGTTGAGAGATAACCTCCCGCCACACACCTAG
- the LOC123051362 gene encoding two-component response regulator-like PRR37 isoform X2 yields MFPLGARPPPPSAMDRHHHQQPPSPQGEHAAQPRCWEEFLHRKTIRVLLVETDDSTRQVVTALLRHCMYQVIPAENGHQAWAYLQDMQSNIDLVLTEVFMHGGLSGIDLLGRIMNHEVCKDIPVIMMSSHDSMGTVLSCLSNGAADFLAKPIRKNELKNLWAHVWRRSHSSSGSGSGSAIQTQKCTKSKSGDDSNNNSNNRNDDASMGLNARDGSDNGSGTQSSWTKRAVEIDSPQDMSPDQSVDPPDSTCAHVSHLKSEICSNRLRGTNNKKCQKPKETNAEFKGKELEIGAPGNLNTEDQSSPNESSVKPADNGRCEYLPQNNSNDTVMENSDEPIVRAADLIGSMAKNMDAQQAARAIDAPNCSSQAPQGKDTDRENAMPYLELSLKRSRSTADGADAAIQEEQRNVVRRSDLSAFTRYNTCAVSNQGGAGFVGSCSPNGNSSEAAKTDAAQMKQGSNGSSNNNDMGSTTKSVVTKPAGGNNKVSPINGNTHTSAFHRVQPWTPATAAGKDKADEMSKKNAATAAAAKDNGGEAQSKRPCAAAHDTNGGSSAGGTAQSNVVNPSGPVEGHAANYGSNSGSNNNTNNGSTAATAAAAVHAETGGIDKRSNMMHMKRERRVAAVNKFREKRKERNFGKKVRYQSRKRLAEQRPRVRGQFVRLPLRDNLPPHT; encoded by the exons ATGTTTCCTCTTGGAGCCAGGCCGCCTCCTCCtagcgccatggaccgccatcaccACCAGCAGCCGCCGTCGCCGCAGGGGGAGCATGCCGCCCAGCCACGCTGCTGGGAGGAGTTCCTCCACAGGAAGACCATCAGGGTGCTGCTCGTGGAGACCGACGACTCCACCCGGCAggtcgtcaccgccctgctccgccACTGCATGTACCAAG TTATCCCTGCTGAAAACGGCCACCAGGCGTGGGCGTATCTTCAGGACATGCAGAGCAACATCGACCTTGTTCTGACAGAGGTCTTCATGCACGGCGGTCTCTCTGGGATCGACCTGCTCGGCAGGATCATGAACCACGAGGTCTGCAAGGACATCCCCGTCATCA TGATGTCGTCGCACGATTCGATGGGCACGGTCCTCAGCTGCCTGTCAAATGGTGCCGCCGACTTCTTGGCCAAGCCGATTCGTAAGAACGAGCTTAAGAACCTTTGGGCGCATGTGTGGAGACGGTCTCACAGC TCCAGTGGCAGTGGCAGTGGAAGTGCCATTCAGACACAGAAGTGTACCAAATCTAAGAGTGGCGATGATTCCAATAATAACAGCAATAATCGCAACGACGATGCCAGCATGGGGCTCAATGCAAGGGATGGCAGCGATAATGGCAGTGGCACTCAG AGCTCATGGACAAAGCGTGCCGTTGAGATCGACAGTCCGCAGGACATGTCTCCAGATCAGTCAGTTGATCCGCCTGATAGCACTTGCGCGCATGTGAGCCACCTGAAGTCAGAGATATGCAGCAATAGATTAAGAGGTACAAATAACAAAAAATGCCAGAAACCAAAAGAAACTAATG CTGAGTTCAAAGGGAAGGAGTTGGAGATAGGTGCCCCTGGTAATTTGAATACAGAGGATCAATCCTCCCCGAATGAGAGTTCGGTCAAACCAGCTGATAATGGACGGTGTGAGTATCTGCCACAGAACAATTCCAATGATACAGTTATGGAAAATTCGGATGAGCCAATTGTTCGAGCTGCTGACCTAATCGGTTCGATGGCCAAAAACATGGACGCCCAACAGGCAGCTAGAGCCATAGATGCTCCTAACTGCTCCTCACAAGCGCCGCAAGGGAAAGACACGGACCGTGAAAACGCCATGCCGTATCTTGAACTGAGCCTGAAGAGGTCGAGATCGACCGCGGACGGAGCGGATGCTGCGATCCAGGAGGAACAGAGGAACGTCGTGAGACGATCGGACCTCTCGGCATTCACGAG GTACAATACGTGCGCGGTCTCCAATCAAGGCGGTGCAGGGTTCGTCGGGAGCTGCTCGCCCAACGGCAACAGCTCCGAGGCCGCGAAAACGGACGCCGCTCAGATGAAGCAAGGCTCCAacggcagcagcaacaacaacgacATGGGCTCCACCACCAAGAGCGTGGTGACCAAGCCCGCCGGCGGAAATAATAAGGTTTCGCCCATCAACGGCAACACACATACCTCGGCGTTCCATCGTGTGCAGCCGTGGACGCCGGCAACAGCAGCAGGGAAAGACAAGGCTGATGAAATGAGCAAGAAGAATGCTGCAACAGCAGCAGCGGCGAAAGACAATGGTGGTGAAGCACAGAGCAAACGCCCCTGTGCAGCGGCCCATGACACGAATGGTGGATCATCGGCAGGAGGCACTGCTCAGTCCAATGTGGTCAATCCTTCGGGTCCGGTTGAAGGTCATGCTGCCAACTATGGTAGCAACTCTGGCAGTAATAACAACACCAACAATGGGAGCACcgcagctactgctgctgctgctgtacatGCTGAGACCGGTGGCATCGACAAAAGAAGCAACATGATGCACATGAAACGGGAGCGCCGGGTGGCCGCCGTGAACAAGTTCAGAGAGAAGAGAAAAGAGAGGAACTTCGGGAAGAAG GTGCGTTACCAGAGCAGGAAGAGACTGGCCGAGCAGCGCCCGCGGGTGCGCGGGCAGTTCGTGCGGCTGCCGTTGAGAGATAACCTCCCGCCACACACCTAG
- the LOC123051362 gene encoding two-component response regulator-like PRR37 isoform X4 produces the protein MFPLGARPPPPSAMDRHHHQQPPSPQGEHAAQPRCWEEFLHRKTIRVLLVETDDSTRQVVTALLRHCMYQVIPAENGHQAWAYLQDMQSNIDLVLTEVFMHGGLSGIDLLGRIMNHEVCKDIPVIMMSSHDSMGTVLSCLSNGAADFLAKPIRKNELKNLWAHVWRRSHSSSGSGSGSAIQTQKCTKSKSGDDSNNNSNNRNDDASMGLNARDGSDNGSGTQAQSSWTKRAVEIDSPQDMSPDQSVDPPDSTCAHVSHLKSEICSNRLRAEFKGKELEIGAPGNLNTEDQSSPNESSVKPADNGRCEYLPQNNSNDTVMENSDEPIVRAADLIGSMAKNMDAQQAARAIDAPNCSSQAPQGKDTDRENAMPYLELSLKRSRSTADGADAAIQEEQRNVVRRSDLSAFTRYNTCAVSNQGGAGFVGSCSPNGNSSEAAKTDAAQMKQGSNGSSNNNDMGSTTKSVVTKPAGGNNKVSPINGNTHTSAFHRVQPWTPATAAGKDKADEMSKKNAATAAAAKDNGGEAQSKRPCAAAHDTNGGSSAGGTAQSNVVNPSGPVEGHAANYGSNSGSNNNTNNGSTAATAAAAVHAETGGIDKRSNMMHMKRERRVAAVNKFREKRKERNFGKKVRYQSRKRLAEQRPRVRGQFVRLPLRDNLPPHT, from the exons ATGTTTCCTCTTGGAGCCAGGCCGCCTCCTCCtagcgccatggaccgccatcaccACCAGCAGCCGCCGTCGCCGCAGGGGGAGCATGCCGCCCAGCCACGCTGCTGGGAGGAGTTCCTCCACAGGAAGACCATCAGGGTGCTGCTCGTGGAGACCGACGACTCCACCCGGCAggtcgtcaccgccctgctccgccACTGCATGTACCAAG TTATCCCTGCTGAAAACGGCCACCAGGCGTGGGCGTATCTTCAGGACATGCAGAGCAACATCGACCTTGTTCTGACAGAGGTCTTCATGCACGGCGGTCTCTCTGGGATCGACCTGCTCGGCAGGATCATGAACCACGAGGTCTGCAAGGACATCCCCGTCATCA TGATGTCGTCGCACGATTCGATGGGCACGGTCCTCAGCTGCCTGTCAAATGGTGCCGCCGACTTCTTGGCCAAGCCGATTCGTAAGAACGAGCTTAAGAACCTTTGGGCGCATGTGTGGAGACGGTCTCACAGC TCCAGTGGCAGTGGCAGTGGAAGTGCCATTCAGACACAGAAGTGTACCAAATCTAAGAGTGGCGATGATTCCAATAATAACAGCAATAATCGCAACGACGATGCCAGCATGGGGCTCAATGCAAGGGATGGCAGCGATAATGGCAGTGGCACTCAG GCGCAGAGCTCATGGACAAAGCGTGCCGTTGAGATCGACAGTCCGCAGGACATGTCTCCAGATCAGTCAGTTGATCCGCCTGATAGCACTTGCGCGCATGTGAGCCACCTGAAGTCAGAGATATGCAGCAATAGATTAAGAG CTGAGTTCAAAGGGAAGGAGTTGGAGATAGGTGCCCCTGGTAATTTGAATACAGAGGATCAATCCTCCCCGAATGAGAGTTCGGTCAAACCAGCTGATAATGGACGGTGTGAGTATCTGCCACAGAACAATTCCAATGATACAGTTATGGAAAATTCGGATGAGCCAATTGTTCGAGCTGCTGACCTAATCGGTTCGATGGCCAAAAACATGGACGCCCAACAGGCAGCTAGAGCCATAGATGCTCCTAACTGCTCCTCACAAGCGCCGCAAGGGAAAGACACGGACCGTGAAAACGCCATGCCGTATCTTGAACTGAGCCTGAAGAGGTCGAGATCGACCGCGGACGGAGCGGATGCTGCGATCCAGGAGGAACAGAGGAACGTCGTGAGACGATCGGACCTCTCGGCATTCACGAG GTACAATACGTGCGCGGTCTCCAATCAAGGCGGTGCAGGGTTCGTCGGGAGCTGCTCGCCCAACGGCAACAGCTCCGAGGCCGCGAAAACGGACGCCGCTCAGATGAAGCAAGGCTCCAacggcagcagcaacaacaacgacATGGGCTCCACCACCAAGAGCGTGGTGACCAAGCCCGCCGGCGGAAATAATAAGGTTTCGCCCATCAACGGCAACACACATACCTCGGCGTTCCATCGTGTGCAGCCGTGGACGCCGGCAACAGCAGCAGGGAAAGACAAGGCTGATGAAATGAGCAAGAAGAATGCTGCAACAGCAGCAGCGGCGAAAGACAATGGTGGTGAAGCACAGAGCAAACGCCCCTGTGCAGCGGCCCATGACACGAATGGTGGATCATCGGCAGGAGGCACTGCTCAGTCCAATGTGGTCAATCCTTCGGGTCCGGTTGAAGGTCATGCTGCCAACTATGGTAGCAACTCTGGCAGTAATAACAACACCAACAATGGGAGCACcgcagctactgctgctgctgctgtacatGCTGAGACCGGTGGCATCGACAAAAGAAGCAACATGATGCACATGAAACGGGAGCGCCGGGTGGCCGCCGTGAACAAGTTCAGAGAGAAGAGAAAAGAGAGGAACTTCGGGAAGAAG GTGCGTTACCAGAGCAGGAAGAGACTGGCCGAGCAGCGCCCGCGGGTGCGCGGGCAGTTCGTGCGGCTGCCGTTGAGAGATAACCTCCCGCCACACACCTAG
- the LOC123051362 gene encoding two-component response regulator-like PRR37 isoform X5, translated as MFPLGARPPPPSAMDRHHHQQPPSPQGEHAAQPRCWEEFLHRKTIRVLLVETDDSTRQVVTALLRHCMYQVIPAENGHQAWAYLQDMQSNIDLVLTEVFMHGGLSGIDLLGRIMNHEVCKDIPVIMMSSHDSMGTVLSCLSNGAADFLAKPIRKNELKNLWAHVWRRSHSSSGSGSGSAIQTQKCTKSKSGDDSNNNSNNRNDDASMGLNARDGSDNGSGTQSSWTKRAVEIDSPQDMSPDQSVDPPDSTCAHVSHLKSEICSNRLRAEFKGKELEIGAPGNLNTEDQSSPNESSVKPADNGRCEYLPQNNSNDTVMENSDEPIVRAADLIGSMAKNMDAQQAARAIDAPNCSSQAPQGKDTDRENAMPYLELSLKRSRSTADGADAAIQEEQRNVVRRSDLSAFTRYNTCAVSNQGGAGFVGSCSPNGNSSEAAKTDAAQMKQGSNGSSNNNDMGSTTKSVVTKPAGGNNKVSPINGNTHTSAFHRVQPWTPATAAGKDKADEMSKKNAATAAAAKDNGGEAQSKRPCAAAHDTNGGSSAGGTAQSNVVNPSGPVEGHAANYGSNSGSNNNTNNGSTAATAAAAVHAETGGIDKRSNMMHMKRERRVAAVNKFREKRKERNFGKKVRYQSRKRLAEQRPRVRGQFVRLPLRDNLPPHT; from the exons ATGTTTCCTCTTGGAGCCAGGCCGCCTCCTCCtagcgccatggaccgccatcaccACCAGCAGCCGCCGTCGCCGCAGGGGGAGCATGCCGCCCAGCCACGCTGCTGGGAGGAGTTCCTCCACAGGAAGACCATCAGGGTGCTGCTCGTGGAGACCGACGACTCCACCCGGCAggtcgtcaccgccctgctccgccACTGCATGTACCAAG TTATCCCTGCTGAAAACGGCCACCAGGCGTGGGCGTATCTTCAGGACATGCAGAGCAACATCGACCTTGTTCTGACAGAGGTCTTCATGCACGGCGGTCTCTCTGGGATCGACCTGCTCGGCAGGATCATGAACCACGAGGTCTGCAAGGACATCCCCGTCATCA TGATGTCGTCGCACGATTCGATGGGCACGGTCCTCAGCTGCCTGTCAAATGGTGCCGCCGACTTCTTGGCCAAGCCGATTCGTAAGAACGAGCTTAAGAACCTTTGGGCGCATGTGTGGAGACGGTCTCACAGC TCCAGTGGCAGTGGCAGTGGAAGTGCCATTCAGACACAGAAGTGTACCAAATCTAAGAGTGGCGATGATTCCAATAATAACAGCAATAATCGCAACGACGATGCCAGCATGGGGCTCAATGCAAGGGATGGCAGCGATAATGGCAGTGGCACTCAG AGCTCATGGACAAAGCGTGCCGTTGAGATCGACAGTCCGCAGGACATGTCTCCAGATCAGTCAGTTGATCCGCCTGATAGCACTTGCGCGCATGTGAGCCACCTGAAGTCAGAGATATGCAGCAATAGATTAAGAG CTGAGTTCAAAGGGAAGGAGTTGGAGATAGGTGCCCCTGGTAATTTGAATACAGAGGATCAATCCTCCCCGAATGAGAGTTCGGTCAAACCAGCTGATAATGGACGGTGTGAGTATCTGCCACAGAACAATTCCAATGATACAGTTATGGAAAATTCGGATGAGCCAATTGTTCGAGCTGCTGACCTAATCGGTTCGATGGCCAAAAACATGGACGCCCAACAGGCAGCTAGAGCCATAGATGCTCCTAACTGCTCCTCACAAGCGCCGCAAGGGAAAGACACGGACCGTGAAAACGCCATGCCGTATCTTGAACTGAGCCTGAAGAGGTCGAGATCGACCGCGGACGGAGCGGATGCTGCGATCCAGGAGGAACAGAGGAACGTCGTGAGACGATCGGACCTCTCGGCATTCACGAG GTACAATACGTGCGCGGTCTCCAATCAAGGCGGTGCAGGGTTCGTCGGGAGCTGCTCGCCCAACGGCAACAGCTCCGAGGCCGCGAAAACGGACGCCGCTCAGATGAAGCAAGGCTCCAacggcagcagcaacaacaacgacATGGGCTCCACCACCAAGAGCGTGGTGACCAAGCCCGCCGGCGGAAATAATAAGGTTTCGCCCATCAACGGCAACACACATACCTCGGCGTTCCATCGTGTGCAGCCGTGGACGCCGGCAACAGCAGCAGGGAAAGACAAGGCTGATGAAATGAGCAAGAAGAATGCTGCAACAGCAGCAGCGGCGAAAGACAATGGTGGTGAAGCACAGAGCAAACGCCCCTGTGCAGCGGCCCATGACACGAATGGTGGATCATCGGCAGGAGGCACTGCTCAGTCCAATGTGGTCAATCCTTCGGGTCCGGTTGAAGGTCATGCTGCCAACTATGGTAGCAACTCTGGCAGTAATAACAACACCAACAATGGGAGCACcgcagctactgctgctgctgctgtacatGCTGAGACCGGTGGCATCGACAAAAGAAGCAACATGATGCACATGAAACGGGAGCGCCGGGTGGCCGCCGTGAACAAGTTCAGAGAGAAGAGAAAAGAGAGGAACTTCGGGAAGAAG GTGCGTTACCAGAGCAGGAAGAGACTGGCCGAGCAGCGCCCGCGGGTGCGCGGGCAGTTCGTGCGGCTGCCGTTGAGAGATAACCTCCCGCCACACACCTAG
- the LOC123051363 gene encoding NEP1-interacting protein 2-like: MVVVSRVAGGLVRALLLGVFGSAGTVVGAAYGLLSGFVDDEDGFAQGTLLGALAGALVSLDLAHSLLTIWCRRRSSSSCTGRIKRTVAAVVELTTLADPQYCGRRDDRAVVGLDRPARSSSFGFFPPAAVTDAGGTGGCCPICLQEFDAGGEREGRRLPACSHVFHLECIRSWLLRKPHCPMCRHAVHSHGC; this comes from the coding sequence ATGGTGGTGGTCTCGCGGGTGGCCGGCGGGCTGGTGCGTGCCCTCCTCTTGGGCGTCTTCGGGTCGGCCGGGACGGTGGTCGGCGCCGCGTACGGCCTCCTGTCAGGCTTCGTCGACGACGAGGACGGCTTCGCGCAGGGGACGCTGCTGGGGGCGCTCGCCGGGGCTCTCGTCTCCCTCGACCTCGCCCACTCCCTCCTCACCATATGgtgccgccgccgctcctcctcctcctgcaccgGGCGAATCAAGCGCACCGTCGCCGCCGTTGTCGAGCTGACGACTCTCGCCGACCCGCAGTACTGTGGAAGACGAGATGATCGCGCCGTCGTGGGCCTCGACCGGCCGGCAAGATCGTCCAGCTTCGGCTTCTTTCCGCCGGCGGCCGTCACTGATGCAGGTGGCACTGGCGGCTGCTGCCCCATCTGCCTCCAGGAGTTCGACGCCGGCGGCGagcgcgaggggcggcggctcccggCGTGCTCCCACGTCTTCCATCTCGAGTGCATCCGTAGCTGGCTCCTGCGCAAGCCCCACTGCCCCATGTGCCGTCACGCCGTCCACTCACACGGCTGTTGA